One window from the genome of Eucalyptus grandis isolate ANBG69807.140 chromosome 7, ASM1654582v1, whole genome shotgun sequence encodes:
- the LOC104453980 gene encoding LOW QUALITY PROTEIN: hypersensitive-induced response protein 1 (The sequence of the model RefSeq protein was modified relative to this genomic sequence to represent the inferred CDS: inserted 1 base in 1 codon) produces MGQALGCIQVDQSTVAIKETFGKFDDVLDPGCHCLPWCLGSQVAGHLSLRVQQLDVRCETKTKDNVFVTVVASIQYRALAQKASDAFYRLSNTRAQIQAYVFDVIRASVPKLELDSTFEQKNEIAKAVEEELEKAMSAYGYEIVQTLIVDIEPDEHVKRAMNEINAAARLRVAATEKAEAEKXLQIKRAEGDAESKYLAGLGIARQRQAIVDGLRDSVLAFSENVPGTSSKDVMDMVLVTQYFDTMKEIGASSKSSSVFIPHGPGAVRDVAVQIREGLLQAHAAQ; encoded by the exons ATGGGACAAGCGTTGGGATGCATTCAGGTGGACCAGTCAACTGTAGCTATCAAGGAAACTTTTGGCAAGTTTGATGATGTGCTAGATCCTGGATGCCACTGTTTGCCCTGGTGCTTGGGGAGCCAGGTGGCTGGTCACCTCTCTTTACGTGTACAGCAGCTGGATGTCCGGTGCGAAACTAAGACAAAG GATAATGTCTTTGTCACTGTGGTTGCGTCCATCCAATATCGAGCTCTGGCACAAAAGGCATCTGATGCTTTCTATAGGCTCAGCAACACCAGGGCGcagattcaagcctacgtcttTGATG TCATTCGTGCAAGCGTTCCCAAGCTGGAACTTGATTCGACATTTGAACAGAAGAATGAAATAGCAAAAGCTGTAGAGGAGGAACTTGAGAAG GCTATGTCAGCTTATGGATATGAGATTGTTCAGACTCTAATTGTTGATATAGAACCAGATGAGCATGTGAAGCGAGCAATGAATGAGATAAATGCAG CTGCACGGTTGAGAGTGGCCGCAACTGAGAAAGCTGAGGCAGAGA ATTTGCAGATCAAGCGAGCTGAGGGAGATGCAGAGTCCAAATACTTGGCTGGACTTGGGATAGCGAGGCAGAGGCAGGCTATTGTGGATGGTCTGAGGGACAGTGTGCTGGCTTTCTCCGAGAATGTTCCGGGAACTTCATCAAAAGATGTCATGGATATGGTCCTGGTCACCCAATACTTCGACACAATGAAGGAAATTGGTGCATCTTCGAAATCCAGCTCTGTTTTCATCCCACATGGTCCTGGCGCTGTGAGAGATGTTGCGGTCCAGATCAGGGAGGGTCTCCTACAGGCACATGCGGCGCAGTGA
- the LOC104455762 gene encoding LOW QUALITY PROTEIN: protein NRT1/ PTR FAMILY 4.6 (The sequence of the model RefSeq protein was modified relative to this genomic sequence to represent the inferred CDS: inserted 3 bases in 2 codons): MAWKKRMGAAVKHQRYVQWGFGISTLAIFLSIPIFLAGSAIYRNKIPSGXSLTTIFKVSVAATLNPCKSRNTSNAIASMNTSPAYATTQTAPRKQEAFEAGAEDDQKSKEAKLASNGSLSFLNRAVTSKPINRSLECSVQQVEDVKVVLKLLPVFACTIILNCCLAQLSTFSVQQTSTMDTKLGSLEVPPASLPIFPILFIMILAPVYDHFIIPFARLATKTETGITHLQRIXTMAVAALVEIKRKRVATDSGLLASPSPLLITFFWIALQYLFLRSADLFTLAGLPEFFFSEAPASTRSLATALSWASLAMGYYLSTVIVPIVNTATGHSGHRPWLEGASLNGYHLERFYWLMCVLSGLNFLNYLFWASKYKYRSAGSSK, encoded by the exons ATCTCGACGCTCGCGATATTCCTGTCCATCCCGATCTTTCTTGCTGGATCAGCCATTTACAGGAACAAGATCCCCTCCG AGTCGCTCACGACCATTTTCAAG GTTTCGGTTGCTGCTACGCTCAATCCCTGCAAATCCAGGAACACAAGCAATGCCATTGCAAGCATGAACACGAGCCCTGCTTATGCAACAACGCAGACGGCCCCACGCAAACAGGAAGCATTCGAAGCAGGAGCAGAAGATGACCAGAAATCAAAAGAGGCGAAACTTGCCTCGAATGGAAGCTTGAGCTTCCTGAACAGAGCAGTGACAAGCAAGCCTATCAACCGGTCACTGGAGTGCAGCGTCCAGCAAGTCGAGGACGTCAAGGTTGTCCTGAAACTCCTCCCCGTCTTCGCCTGCACCATCATACTCAACTGCTGCTTGGCCCAGCTCTCCACCTTCTCGGTCCAACAAACGTCGACCATGGACACCAAACTGGGCTCCCTCGAGGTCCCGCCAGCCTCCCTTCCGATCTTCCCCATCCTCTTCATCATGATCCTCGCCCCGGTCTACGACCACTTCATCATCCCCTTCGCGCGGCTGGCCACCAAGACCGAGACGGGCATAACGCACCTGCAGAGGAT GACCATGGCGGTGGCCGCCCTGGTGGAGATCAAGCGGAAGCGGGTAGCGACCGACTCGGGCCTCCTCGCCTCCCCCAGCCCGCTGCTCATCACCTTCTTCTGGATCGCGCTCCAGTACCTGTTCCTCAGGTCGGCCGACCTGTTCACCCTGGCGGGGCTGCCGGAGTTCTTCTTCTCGGAGGCCCCGGCCAGCACGAGGTCCCTGGCAACAGCCCTCTCGTGGGCCTCTTTGGCCATGGGGTACTACCTGAGCACGGTGATTGTGCCGATCGTGAACACCGCGACAGGCCATTCCGGGCACCGGCCTTGGCTCGAGGGCGCGAGCTTGAATGGGTACCATCTGGAGAGGTTCTACTGGCTAATGTGCGTGCTCAGCGGGCTGAACTTCCTGAACTACCTGTTCTGGGCCAGTAAGTACAAGTACAGATCCGCGGGGTCTAGCAAGTGA